From Camelina sativa cultivar DH55 chromosome 7, Cs, whole genome shotgun sequence, one genomic window encodes:
- the LOC104701966 gene encoding solute carrier family 25 member 44-like isoform X2 — translation MNLSTAEEESAQEIHIPADINWEMLDKSKFFVLGAALFSGVSGALYPAVLMKTRQQVCHSQGSCIRTAFTLVRHEGLRGLYRGFGTSLMGTIPARALYMTALEVTKSNVGSAAVSLGFTEAKASAVANAVGGLSAAMAAQLVWTPVDVVSQRLMVQGSAGLVNASRCNYVNGFDAFQKIVRADGPKGLYRGFGISILTYAPSNAVWWASYSVAQRMVWGGIGCYVCKKDEESGNNNSTAIKPDSKTIMAVQGVSAAIAGSVSALITMPLDTIKTRLQVLDGEDSSNSSNNGKRGPSIGQTVRNLVREGGWTACYRGLGPRCASMSMSATTMITTYEFLKRLSAKNHDGFCSKS, via the exons ATGAATCTAAGTACGGCCGAGGAAGAATCGGCACAGGAGATTCACATCCCAGCTGATATCAATTGGGAGATGCTTGACAAATCCAAGTTTTTCGTTTTAGGCGCTGCTTTGTTTTCAGGTGTCTCTGGAGCTCTTTATCCTGCTGTTTTGATGAAAACACGGCAGCAAGTTTGTCATTCTCAAGGCTCTTGTATCAGAACTGCGTTTACTCTTGTGAGACATGAAGGTTTAAGGGGATTGTACAGAGGATTTGGAACTTCCTTGATGGGAACAATCCCTGCTCGTGCCTTGTACATGACTGCCTTGGAGGTTACTAAGAGTAACGTTGGCTCTGCTGCTGTTAGCTTAGGTTTCACTGAGGCTAAAGCTTCTGCAGTTGCTAATGCCGTTGGAGGTTTGAGTGCTGCCATGGCTGCGCAGCTTGTTTGGACACCTGTTGATGTGGTGAGCCAACGGCTTATGGTTCAGGGAAGTGCTGGTCTTGTCAATGCATCGAGGTGTAATTATGTTAACGGGTTTGATGCA TTTCAGAAGATTGTTCGTGCTGATGGACCAAAGGGATTATACAGAGGGTTTGGGATATCTATTCTGACTTATGCTCCGTCTAATGCGGTTTGGTGGGCTTCTTACTCTGTTGCACAGCGGATGGTTTGGGGTGGGATTGGGTGTTATGTCTGCAAGAAAGACGAAGAGAGTGGGAACAACAACAGTACTGCGATTAAACCAGACTCCAAAACGATAATGGCTGTTCAAGGAGTTAGTGCTGCGATTGCTGGAAGTGTTTCTGCTTTGATTACAATGCCACTCGACACAATCAAGACGAGATTGCAGGTTCTTGATGGGGAAGATAGTAGTAATAGTAGTAACAACGGGAAGCGTGGACCGAGTATTGGACAGACTGTAAGAAACTTGGTTAGGGAAGGTGGATGGACGGCTTGTTATAGAGGATTGGGACCAAGATGTGCTTCAATGTCAATGTCTGCAACAACTATGATCACTACCTACGAGTTCTTGAAACGGCTTTCAGCTAAGAACCATGACGGGTTTTGCTCTAAATCATAG
- the LOC109125089 gene encoding leucine-rich repeat-containing protein 69-like yields the protein MLKRLDMTCSHNLRELPGLSGAKKLEELLMEGTTRVKQLPMSIESLSSLQTLNLSHCGLVHLPIRISETNITLKNENRERRQIILEFPRDKKGIRFLANLSIKGRLYIPLSHLTGNAEHFSCITKQKTPDEVMGMLFEGVRQSESFSEFKSLHIKRIKYIEEDAPFACNSFSGFPFLAELKLINLNIQKIPDNIDHLQSLEKLDLSGNDFTSLPTTMENLFQVKNCHVL from the coding sequence ATGTTGAAGAGACTAGACATGACATGTTCTCATAACCTGAGAGAACTTCCAGGTCTGTCAGGAGCCAAAAAGCTGGAAGAGTTGCTAATGGAAGGCACAACGAGAGTGAAGCAACTCCCAATGTCCATTGAAAGCTTATCTAGTCTGCAAACACTCAATTTATCCCACTGTGGTTTAGTGCATCTCCCAATCCGTATATCAGAAACGAATATCACTCTGAAAAACGAGAATAGGGAACGCCGGCAAATAATACTAGAATTTCCCAGAGATAAAAAAGGCATACGTTTTCTTGCAAATCTGTCCATTAAGGGGAGGTTATATATTCCGTTGTCGCATCTCACAGGAAACGCAGAGCACTTCTCCTGCATAACCAAGCAAAAAACTCCTGATGAAGTGATGGGGATGCTGTTTGAAGGCGTCCGGCAGAGCGAAAGCTTTTCTGAATTTAAATCACTCCACATCAAGCGGATCAAGTACATTGAGGAAGATGCTCCTTTTGCGTGTAATAGCTTCTCAGGCTTTCCTTTCTTGGCAGAGTTAAAACTGATCAACTTAAACATCCAGAAAATTCCAGACAACATTGATCATTTGCAGTCACTAGAGAAACTAGACCTCAGTGGAAATGATTTCACAAGTTTACCCACAACTATGGAGAACCTTTTCCAAGTTAAGAACTGTCATGTTTTGTAA
- the LOC104701967 gene encoding nuclear transcription factor Y subunit A-3 isoform X2 yields the protein MMHQMNKKDSATHSTLPYLNTSISWGLVPPTDSNVVNRRGSTDSLSLKVDSRPGHVQTTKQISFQDQDSSSTQSTGQSYTEVASSGDDNPSRQISFSAKSGSEETQRKGFATNPKSGSMTAYPNIHFAPAQPNFSYHYADPHFGGLLATTYLPHPQTCNPQMVGTVQGRVPLPGELTENEPVFVNAKQYHAIMRRRQQRAKLEAQNKLIKARKPYLHESRHVHALKRPRGSGGRFLNTKKLLQESEQAAAAREEENDKSGQRDNKKANMSRFEARMLHNSKDRSSTTSGSDITSVSDSADIFGHTDFQFSGFPTQTNRAMLVHGQSNDMHGGGDMHHFSVHI from the exons ATGATGCATCAGATGAATAAGAAAGATTCAGCTACTCATTCCACTTTGCCATATCTTAACACTAGCATCTCTTGGGGACTTGTTCCTCCTACTGATTCCAATGTTGTTAACCGTCGCGGTTCTACTGATTCATTAAGCTTGAAGGTGGATTCAAGGCCTGGTCATGTACAGACCACTAAGCAAATTAGTTTTCAGGACCAGGACTCATCTTCTACTCAGTCCACTGGTCAATCTTACACTGAAGTTGCTAGTAGTGGTGATGACAACCCTTCCAGGCAAATCTCGTTTTCAGCTAAATCAG GATCTGAAGAAACTCAGCGGAAAGGGTTTGCAACTAATCCGAAATCAGGCTCCATGACAGCATATCCGAATATTCACTTTGCTCCTGCACAG CCTAATTTCTCATATCACTATGCTGATCCACACTTTGGTGGTTTATTAGCTACAACTTACTTACCACATCCACAG ACATGCAATCCTCAAATGGTGGGTACAGTTCAGGGTCGAGTTCCTTTACCAGGGGAGCTCACAGAAAATGAGCCGGTCTTTGTTAATGCAAAGCAATACCACGCAATCATGAGGAGGAGGCAGCAACGTGCCAAGCTAGAGGCTCAGAACAAGCTAATCAAAGCCCGTAAA CCGTATCTTCATGAGTCTCGACATGTTCATGCTCTCAAAAGGCCAAGAGGGTCCGGTGGAAGATTTCTAAACACCAAAAAACTTCTTCAAGAGTCCGAGCAGGCTGCTGCtgctagagaagaagaaaatgacaaGTCAGGCCAGCGTGATAACAAAAAGGCGAACATGTCAAGATTCGAAGCTCGTATGCTGCATAACAGCAAAGACCGCAGCTCAACCACTTCTGGCTCAGACATCACCTCTGTTTCTGACAGTGCTGATATCTTTGGACACACTGATTTCCAGTTTTCAGGTTTCCCAACTCAGACGAACCGAGCCATGCTTGTTCACGGTCAATCTAATGACATGCATGGTGGTGGGGACATGCACCATTTCTCTGTCCATATCTGA
- the LOC104701966 gene encoding solute carrier family 25 member 44-like isoform X1, translated as MNLSTAEEESAQEIHIPADINWEMLDKSKFFVLGAALFSGVSGALYPAVLMKTRQQVCHSQGSCIRTAFTLVRHEGLRGLYRGFGTSLMGTIPARALYMTALEVTKSNVGSAAVSLGFTEAKASAVANAVGGLSAAMAAQLVWTPVDVVSQRLMVQGSAGLVNASRCNYVNGFDAFQKIVRADGPKGLYRGFGISILTYAPSNAVWWASYSVAQRMVWGGIGCYVCKKDEESGNNNSTAIKPDSKTIMAVQGVSAAIAGSVSALITMPLDTIKTRLQVLDGEDSSNSSNNGKRGPSIGQTVRNLVREGGWTACYRGLGPRCASMSMSATTMITTYEFLKRLSAKNHDGFCSKS; from the exons ATGAATCTAAGTACGGCCGAGGAAGAATCGGCACAGGAGATTCACATCCCAGCTGATATCAATTGGGAGATGCTTGACAAATCCAAGTTTTTCGTTTTAGGCGCTGCTTTGTTTTCAGGTGTCTCTGGAGCTCTTTATCCTGCTGTTTTGATGAAAACACGGCAGCAAGTTTGTCATTCTCAAGGCTCTTGTATCAGAACTGCGTTTACTCTTGTGAGACATGAAGGTTTAAGGGGATTGTACAGAGGATTTGGAACTTCCTTGATGGGAACAATCCCTGCTCGTGCCTTGTACATGACTGCCTTGGAGGTTACTAAGAGTAACGTTGGCTCTGCTGCTGTTAGCTTAGGTTTCACTGAGGCTAAAGCTTCTGCAGTTGCTAATGCCGTTGGAGGTTTGAGTGCTGCCATGGCTGCGCAGCTTGTTTGGACACCTGTTGATGTGGTGAGCCAACGGCTTATGGTTCAGGGAAGTGCTGGTCTTGTCAATGCATCGAGGTGTAATTATGTTAACGG GTTTGATGCATTTCAGAAGATTGTTCGTGCTGATGGACCAAAGGGATTATACAGAGGGTTTGGGATATCTATTCTGACTTATGCTCCGTCTAATGCGGTTTGGTGGGCTTCTTACTCTGTTGCACAGCGGATGGTTTGGGGTGGGATTGGGTGTTATGTCTGCAAGAAAGACGAAGAGAGTGGGAACAACAACAGTACTGCGATTAAACCAGACTCCAAAACGATAATGGCTGTTCAAGGAGTTAGTGCTGCGATTGCTGGAAGTGTTTCTGCTTTGATTACAATGCCACTCGACACAATCAAGACGAGATTGCAGGTTCTTGATGGGGAAGATAGTAGTAATAGTAGTAACAACGGGAAGCGTGGACCGAGTATTGGACAGACTGTAAGAAACTTGGTTAGGGAAGGTGGATGGACGGCTTGTTATAGAGGATTGGGACCAAGATGTGCTTCAATGTCAATGTCTGCAACAACTATGATCACTACCTACGAGTTCTTGAAACGGCTTTCAGCTAAGAACCATGACGGGTTTTGCTCTAAATCATAG
- the LOC104701970 gene encoding disease resistance protein RML1B-like isoform X2, with protein MENCSYQTHRHTRPGFTSSVLSEVDVVLNRVLLYKSEAIYPRETKGVGLLGLDRHMKALYQLLDLKNSTEEVRLIGIWGPGGVGKTTLARFAYDDLYNNFHTHVFVDKAENIYYQDLEKPRSEETLTSGGGIRSVSTGMIKSTVGHRKGLLVIDCVDNLEQLKAVAEILSWCGSGSRVILITQDKNLLTQFGVQHVYEVKSLRYDDALQLFSQSAFERQNPPTSFESLSLRAVQVASFLPLTLTILGSSLRNKNEEEWEKELQKLEGDRENTIMEIMKKSYTREDENDQIPSFILP; from the exons ATGGAGAATTGCTCTTATCAAACTCACCGACATACCCGGCCTGGATTTACATCATCTGTACT GAGCGAAGTGGACGTGGTTCTAAACAGAGTCCTGCTATACAAAAGCGAGGCGATCTACCCGAGAGAAACAAAAGGCGTTGGACTGCTCGGGTTGGATCGTCATATGAAAGCACTGTACCAGCTGTTGGACTTAAAAAACTCGACCGAGGAAGTTCGCTTGATCGGCATTTGGGGTCCAGGAGGCGTTGGGAAAACGACGCTTGCGAGATTCGCCTATGACGATCTGTATAACAATTTCCATACCCATGTGTTTGTAGATAAGGCCGAAAACATTTATTACCAAGACCTTGAAAAGCCACGTTCAGAAGAAACATTAACTTCAGGAGGAGGAATTCGAAGTGTAAGCACCGGTATGATCAAATCAACGGTTGGACATCGGAAAGGCCTGCTTGTGATTGATTGCGTGGACAACCTGGAACAGTTAAAGGCAGTAGCAGAGATCCTTAGCTGGTGTGGTTCAGGAAGTAGAGTCATCCTTATCACGCAGGACAAGAATTTGCTAACTCAATTCGGTGTGCAGCATGTCTACGAAGTCAAGTCTCTGAGATACGATGATGCTCTTCAACTCTTTTCTCAATCTGCATTCGAAAGGCAAAACCCTCCTACTAGTTTTGAATCACTTTCTCTTCGCGCTGTCCAGGTCGCAAGTTTCCTTCCCCTGACTCTTACAATTCTCGGCTCCTCTTTACGAAACAAGAATGAAGAGGAATGGGAGAAGGAACTGCAAAAACTCGAAGGAGATCGAGAGAATACGATTATGGAAATAATGAAGAAAAGCTACACTAGAGAAGATGAGAACGATCAAATCCCTTCATTTATCTTGCCTTAG
- the LOC104701967 gene encoding nuclear transcription factor Y subunit A-3 isoform X1 → MIFLGCLRRRRFVMMHQMNKKDSATHSTLPYLNTSISWGLVPPTDSNVVNRRGSTDSLSLKVDSRPGHVQTTKQISFQDQDSSSTQSTGQSYTEVASSGDDNPSRQISFSAKSGSEETQRKGFATNPKSGSMTAYPNIHFAPAQMQPNFSYHYADPHFGGLLATTYLPHPQTCNPQMVGTVQGRVPLPGELTENEPVFVNAKQYHAIMRRRQQRAKLEAQNKLIKARKPYLHESRHVHALKRPRGSGGRFLNTKKLLQESEQAAAAREEENDKSGQRDNKKANMSRFEARMLHNSKDRSSTTSGSDITSVSDSADIFGHTDFQFSGFPTQTNRAMLVHGQSNDMHGGGDMHHFSVHI, encoded by the exons atgatttttttagGTTGTTTAAGAAGAAGACGTTTTGTTATGATGCATCAGATGAATAAGAAAGATTCAGCTACTCATTCCACTTTGCCATATCTTAACACTAGCATCTCTTGGGGACTTGTTCCTCCTACTGATTCCAATGTTGTTAACCGTCGCGGTTCTACTGATTCATTAAGCTTGAAG GTGGATTCAAGGCCTGGTCATGTACAGACCACTAAGCAAATTAGTTTTCAGGACCAGGACTCATCTTCTACTCAGTCCACTGGTCAATCTTACACTGAAGTTGCTAGTAGTGGTGATGACAACCCTTCCAGGCAAATCTCGTTTTCAGCTAAATCAG GATCTGAAGAAACTCAGCGGAAAGGGTTTGCAACTAATCCGAAATCAGGCTCCATGACAGCATATCCGAATATTCACTTTGCTCCTGCACAG ATGCAGCCTAATTTCTCATATCACTATGCTGATCCACACTTTGGTGGTTTATTAGCTACAACTTACTTACCACATCCACAG ACATGCAATCCTCAAATGGTGGGTACAGTTCAGGGTCGAGTTCCTTTACCAGGGGAGCTCACAGAAAATGAGCCGGTCTTTGTTAATGCAAAGCAATACCACGCAATCATGAG GAGGAGGCAGCAACGTGCCAAGCTAGAGGCTCAGAACAAGCTAATCAAAGCCCGTAAA CCGTATCTTCATGAGTCTCGACATGTTCATGCTCTCAAAAGGCCAAGAGGGTCCGGTGGAAGATTTCTAAACACCAAAAAACTTCTTCAAGAGTCCGAGCAGGCTGCTGCtgctagagaagaagaaaatgacaaGTCAGGCCAGCGTGATAACAAAAAGGCGAACATGTCAAGATTCGAAGCTCGTATGCTGCATAACAGCAAAGACCGCAGCTCAACCACTTCTGGCTCAGACATCACCTCTGTTTCTGACAGTGCTGATATCTTTGGACACACTGATTTCCAGTTTTCAGGTTTCCCAACTCAGACGAACCGAGCCATGCTTGTTCACGGTCAATCTAATGACATGCATGGTGGTGGGGACATGCACCATTTCTCTGTCCATATCTGA
- the LOC104701966 gene encoding solute carrier family 25 member 44-like isoform X3 → MNLSTAEEESAQEIHIPADINWEMLDKSKFFVLGAALFSGVSGALYPAVLMKTRQQVCHSQGSCIRTAFTLVRHEGLRGLYRGFGTSLMGTIPARALYMTALEVTKSNVGSAAVSLGFTEAKASAVANAVGGLSAAMAAQLVWTPVDVVSQRLMVQGSAGSAGLVNASRCNYVNGFDAFQKIVRADGPKGLYRGFGISILTYAPSNAVWWASYSVAQRMVWGGIGCYVCKKDEESGNNNSTAIKPDSKTIMAVQGVSAAIAGSVSALITMPLDTIKTRLQVLDGEDSSNSSNNGKRGPSIGQTVRNLVREGGWTACYRGLGPRCASMSMSATTMITTYEFLKRLSAKNHDGFCSKS, encoded by the exons ATGAATCTAAGTACGGCCGAGGAAGAATCGGCACAGGAGATTCACATCCCAGCTGATATCAATTGGGAGATGCTTGACAAATCCAAGTTTTTCGTTTTAGGCGCTGCTTTGTTTTCAGGTGTCTCTGGAGCTCTTTATCCTGCTGTTTTGATGAAAACACGGCAGCAAGTTTGTCATTCTCAAGGCTCTTGTATCAGAACTGCGTTTACTCTTGTGAGACATGAAGGTTTAAGGGGATTGTACAGAGGATTTGGAACTTCCTTGATGGGAACAATCCCTGCTCGTGCCTTGTACATGACTGCCTTGGAGGTTACTAAGAGTAACGTTGGCTCTGCTGCTGTTAGCTTAGGTTTCACTGAGGCTAAAGCTTCTGCAGTTGCTAATGCCGTTGGAGGTTTGAGTGCTGCCATGGCTGCGCAGCTTGTTTGGACACCTGTTGATGTGGTGAGCCAACGGCTTATGGTTCAGGGAAGTGCTG GAAGTGCTGGTCTTGTCAATGCGTCGAGGTGTAATTATGTTAACGGGTTTGATGCATTTCAGAAGATTGTTCGTGCTGATGGACCAAAGGGATTATACAGAGGGTTTGGGATATCTATTCTGACTTATGCTCCGTCTAATGCGGTTTGGTGGGCTTCTTACTCTGTTGCACAGCGGATGGTTTGGGGTGGGATTGGGTGTTATGTCTGCAAGAAAGACGAAGAGAGTGGGAACAACAACAGTACTGCGATTAAACCAGACTCCAAAACGATAATGGCTGTTCAAGGAGTTAGTGCTGCGATTGCTGGAAGTGTTTCTGCTTTGATTACAATGCCACTCGACACAATCAAGACGAGATTGCAGGTTCTTGATGGGGAAGATAGTAGTAATAGTAGTAACAACGGGAAGCGTGGACCGAGTATTGGACAGACTGTAAGAAACTTGGTTAGGGAAGGTGGATGGACGGCTTGTTATAGAGGATTGGGACCAAGATGTGCTTCAATGTCAATGTCTGCAACAACTATGATCACTACCTACGAGTTCTTGAAACGGCTTTCAGCTAAGAACCATGACGGGTTTTGCTCTAAATCATAG
- the LOC104704844 gene encoding disease resistance protein RPP4-like translates to MSSSSSSSKTDVFFSFCSEEDPSKAFVSDLGHLLEQKDITTNFNDDAFLTEESKLVVVVVSQGYPVSVLCLNQLEKILKPQNEGPLSILPIFYGVDPSDVRKQTGELEEPFRKLREEYPDDIIQTWRNILIKLTTIPALDSRYWSNEADMIELIANEIVSIVSDKKPVAANSVGLVGLDRQMQTLYKLLDFKATEEVRLIGIWGPGGIGKTTLARYAYEEVRSNFQVHVFVDKAEKIYHHGQDLLELLTKDTQTGTQTTIRGLDVGMDKIKSTFGHRKGLIVIDCVDNIKQVKDIVYLAHWFIPGSRVIFVTQDRNLLVESGVEHDYEVQSLRYDEALQLFSQSAFDQQHPPTSFETLSLRAVHISGFLPLTLKILGSCLRGKDEAGWEKELQQLEGDQEKAIMEITKRRYTRAGKKEEDKETIPSFVFLSDE, encoded by the exons ATgtcttcctcatcttcatcgtcCAAAACTGATGTATTCTTTAGTTTCTGCAGCGAAGAAGACCCATCCAAAGCTTTTGTCTCTGATCTCGGCCATCTGTTGGAACAAAAAGACATAACCACTAATTTCAACGATGATGCGTTCCTCACAGAGGAGTCAAAACTCGTGGTTGTTGTAGTCTCACAGGGCTATCCAGTCTCTGTTTTGTGCCTGAACCAGCTAGAGAAGATCTTAAAGCCTCAAAACGAAGGTCCACTGTCCATCCTTCCTATTTTCTATGGAGTTGATCCTTCTGATGTTAGAAAACAGACTGGAGAGCTCGAGGAACCATTTAGAAAGCTTCGAGAAGAGTATCCAGATGACATAATTCAAACATGGAGGAATATTCTCATAAAACTCACCACCATACCTGCTCTGGATTCACGATATTG GAGCAACGAAGCGGACATGATTGAGTTAATTGCAAATGAAATCGTGAGTATTGTGTCGGATAAAAAGCCAGTAGCAGCCAACAGTGTAGGACTGGTCGGTCTGGATCGTCAGATGCAAACGCTCTACAAACTGTTGGATTTCAAAGCTACCGAAGAAGTTCGTTTGATAGGAATTTGGGGTCCAGGAGGCATTGGCAAGACGACACTAGCAAGGTACGCTTATGAAGAAGTACGTAGCAACTTCCAAGTTCATGTATTTGTAGACAAGGCCGAGAAGATTTATCACCATGGCCAGGATCTATTAGAGTTATTAACAAAAGATACTCAGACGGGAACACAAACTACGATAAGGGGTTTAGATGTGGGGATGGATAAGATCAAATCAACATTTGGACACCGAAAAGGTCTGATTGTGATTGATTGCGTTGATAACATCAAACAGGTAAAGGACATAGTATACCTTGCTCACTGGTTTATTCCAGGAAGTAGAGTGATCTTTGTTACACAGGACAGGAATCTGTTGGTTGAGTCTGGTGTGGAGCATGATTACGAAGTTCAGTCTCTGAGATACGACGAAGCTCTCCAACTTTTTTCTCAATCTGCTTTCGACCAGCAACACCCTCCCACTAGTTTTGAAACACTCTCTCTTCGTGCTGTCCATATATCAGGTTTCCTTCCTCTGACACTTAAAATCCTCGGGTCTTGTCTACGAGGCAAGGATGAAGCGGGTTGGGAGAAGGAACTGCAACAACTGGAAGGAGACCAAGAGAAAGCTATTATGGAGATTACCAAAAGAAGATACACAAGAGCaggcaaaaaagaagaagataaagagacaATCCcatcatttgttttcttgagtGATGAATAA
- the LOC109125482 gene encoding putative disease resistance protein At4g11170, protein MDHVKFSCLSFAGFPCMVEVKLINLNIEDIPDDICQLELLETLDLSGNDFVYLPTSMRQLAMLEYLSLSNCRKLKALPQLPQVGRLVLSGCVKLGSLMGILGAGRNNLLEFCLEKCKSIGSLMGILNVEKAAPGRKQLVELCLENCKSLGSLSEELSHFTKLTYLDLSSLNFRKIPTSIRELSVLRTLCLNNCKKIYSLKDLPGSVKYLYAHGCESLDLVYFSSNHSFNHLDFSHCLVLHCISDLVLKFMNEEYSQEAPFRLFCTRIFSSPSTFDIQTSLREPAGSNYLRLKLTPSLWDSVSKSRLFAKIPSISSIQRFLTVGTVKLAGYIGLTSNQISINHQR, encoded by the exons ATGGATCATGTTAAATTCAGCTGTCTTAGCTTTGCAGGCTTTCCATGTATGGTTGAGGTAAAGCTGATAAACTTAAACATTGAAGACATCCCAGACGACATATGTCAGTTGGAACTCCTAGAGACATTGGACCTCAGTGGAAATGATTTCGTGTATCTACCCACATCCATGAGACAACTTGCCATGTTAGAGTATCTCAGCCTTAGTAACTGTCGCAAACTTAAGGCACTGCCACAACTTCCTCAGGTGGGGAGACTCGTACTTTCTGGCTGTGTGAAGCTCGGATCATTGATGGGAATTCTTGGTGCAGGCAGAAACAATTTGCTTGAGTTTTGCCTTGAAAAATGCAAGAGTATAGGATCGTTGATGGGAATTCTTAATGTGGAAAAAGCAGCTCCAGGCAGAAAACAGTTGGTTGAGCTTTGCCTTGAAAACTGCAAGAGTCTTGGATCACTATCAGAGGAGCTTAGTCATTTCACCAAGTTAACATATCTAGATCTCAGCAGTCTCAATTTTAGGAAAATCCCAACAAGCATCAGAGAGTTATCCGTTTTGAGAACTCTCTGCCTCAACAACTGCAAGAAAATCTATTCACTGAAAGATCTTCCAGGGAGCGTCAAGTATCTCTATGCACATGGCTGCGAATCTCTGGATCTTGTCTACTTCTCTTCAAATCATTCTTTCAACCACTTGGATTTTAGCCATTGCCTCGTTCTACATTGTATCAGCGATCTGGTTCTTAAATTTATGAACGAGGAATATTCTCAAGAG GCTCCATTTCGACTTTTTTGTACAAGGATATTCTCGAGTCCTTCTACTTTTGATATTCAAACCTCATTGAGGGAACCTGCGGGATCCAACTACCTCAGACTAAAGCTCACCCCAAGCTTGTGGGATTCTGTGTCCAAATCGCGGTTGTTTGCGAAAATCCCTTCCATCTCCAGTATCCAGCGTTTTCTTACGGTTGGGACTGTGAAGCTAGCAGGATATATCGGATTAACCTCAAACCAAATCTCTATCAATCATCAGAGATGA
- the LOC104701970 gene encoding disease resistance protein RPP4-like isoform X1 — protein MTSSSSSSTYFDIFLSSAEDTGKGLASHLYRSLYLRGIPTYLRDAKLEERPSSSLVYDARKYIQGSKFAVVVVSQSYPTSVWCLEELQILLNFHDQGRLYVLPIFYEVSFSDIRSQTGAVAEPFRKLGETYPDKVQAWRIALIKLTDIPGLDLHHLSEVDVVLNRVLLYKSEAIYPRETKGVGLLGLDRHMKALYQLLDLKNSTEEVRLIGIWGPGGVGKTTLARFAYDDLYNNFHTHVFVDKAENIYYQDLEKPRSEETLTSGGGIRSVSTGMIKSTVGHRKGLLVIDCVDNLEQLKAVAEILSWCGSGSRVILITQDKNLLTQFGVQHVYEVKSLRYDDALQLFSQSAFERQNPPTSFESLSLRAVQVASFLPLTLTILGSSLRNKNEEEWEKELQKLEGDRENTIMEIMKKSYTREDENDQIPSFILP, from the exons AtgacttcctcttcttcatcctctacCTATTTTGATATCTTCCTGAGCAGCGCAGAAGACACGGGGAAAGGCTTGGCCTCGCATCTGTACCGTTCGTTGTATCTAAGAGGCATTCCGACTTATTTAAGAGATGCCAAGCTGGAAGAGAGACCCTCCTCGTCCCTTGTTTATGACGCAAGGAAATATATCCAAGGGTCGAAATTTGCCGTTGTTGTGGTCTCACAGAGCTATCCAACCTCGGTTTGGTGCCTGGAAGAGCTCCAAATACTACTAAACTTTCACGACCAAGGCCGCCTCTACGTTCTGCCCATCTTTTACGAGGTTAGTTTTTCAGATATAAGAAGTCAGACTGGAGCAGTCGCAGAACCCTTCAGAAAGCTTGGTGAAACATATCCTGACAAAGTTCAAGCATGGAGAATTGCTCTTATCAAACTCACCGACATACCCGGCCTGGATTTACATCATCT GAGCGAAGTGGACGTGGTTCTAAACAGAGTCCTGCTATACAAAAGCGAGGCGATCTACCCGAGAGAAACAAAAGGCGTTGGACTGCTCGGGTTGGATCGTCATATGAAAGCACTGTACCAGCTGTTGGACTTAAAAAACTCGACCGAGGAAGTTCGCTTGATCGGCATTTGGGGTCCAGGAGGCGTTGGGAAAACGACGCTTGCGAGATTCGCCTATGACGATCTGTATAACAATTTCCATACCCATGTGTTTGTAGATAAGGCCGAAAACATTTATTACCAAGACCTTGAAAAGCCACGTTCAGAAGAAACATTAACTTCAGGAGGAGGAATTCGAAGTGTAAGCACCGGTATGATCAAATCAACGGTTGGACATCGGAAAGGCCTGCTTGTGATTGATTGCGTGGACAACCTGGAACAGTTAAAGGCAGTAGCAGAGATCCTTAGCTGGTGTGGTTCAGGAAGTAGAGTCATCCTTATCACGCAGGACAAGAATTTGCTAACTCAATTCGGTGTGCAGCATGTCTACGAAGTCAAGTCTCTGAGATACGATGATGCTCTTCAACTCTTTTCTCAATCTGCATTCGAAAGGCAAAACCCTCCTACTAGTTTTGAATCACTTTCTCTTCGCGCTGTCCAGGTCGCAAGTTTCCTTCCCCTGACTCTTACAATTCTCGGCTCCTCTTTACGAAACAAGAATGAAGAGGAATGGGAGAAGGAACTGCAAAAACTCGAAGGAGATCGAGAGAATACGATTATGGAAATAATGAAGAAAAGCTACACTAGAGAAGATGAGAACGATCAAATCCCTTCATTTATCTTGCCTTAG